A window of the Blastopirellula sediminis genome harbors these coding sequences:
- a CDS encoding serine/threonine-protein kinase, which yields MNADPSAPNDSWPLLEQLRDDALEALNESWQAGLLPAIEDYIPPELASNVQLLADVLDSDLEFRVLAGEDIRVEHYFERYPNLPANDETVIQLLLSEYKYRQRRNTLVNPQEFCERFPAYAARIRGELETLAASPRRCSRCNQVFDEANRPDEDRLRCPMCEQELDVVNPTELTNHTFGKFQLLTEVGKGAFGTVYQAFDTQLKRVVAIKIPHHHFLPASDDDRFRREAVSAAKLRHPGIVPVYEVGSVGDIPYIVSEFVEGVNLHEFTAEHGDSAKQLTFAESARTVLNVARAMAAAHAAGVVHRDLKPANIMISTDDGPRILDFGLAKLVNSEVLLTLSRDQMGSPAYMSPELARGDSRHADGRSDVFSMGVILYELLCGERPFRGYSANDVIIQISDDAIEPRRLREVNHKIPADLETICLGALSKQVQDRYQSAQEFADEIERFLTGKSILRRPPGVFRRAWKWCKRNRMVAGFTSAIAATFAIGTIVSLAFAAEATRNANTARANAQLAEQRGQLAIGSLRMLIEEVSSAVENVPELHAVSERLLNASVLRLEDLQKSLIDDHEVTRLTATAYLAIADSYVAIQADDKAEPLYLAAMRAVETSLKADPDNLDLIRERAEIFKKLGLLKESQGNAPAASESNQQAIAEFQRVANSRPHNDADRHNLASAIYQQATACENAGDLSEALTYYRQTHDLLTNRADSNHLFMLAEAIHGMGEMQLHLGDLDSAELAFQNCLQIAEKASAADNSSIPAQLLASRAHTMLGLAMFKRGNSLADSQGELEQGFRIACTLVERNPRNGEAWDICKYAGLNYLQCAWGGQDRELVKELELDCIEIAEYVRNADPQKSSRSAEYAEIQVHIGNMRKRIGDIPEAIDYYRHASQEYDRFESLDALYGSFNLTVLLRELELRCDLAELVHDEHPQEHLNLLEQILTTSNLILQRWPEKKEAQAGLIFAHWRLAEPDFANGNISEALNHYQAAFQASQQSTPGEAPVIENLQTRSQICERIVICYSQLPLDDANSNLAQAIEFAETSVAIFAQIAAMAPDQPIWIARQAGATNNLGNLVSARHDIAEARRLLNQAEELITTPLVIADEETSRFYLKKRMEIQHSLIVLEMNDRNFSDAKKHINAFLEAVRSTQDAQYELDESDFLMFKNCLEAEVLVADEAANKAEQENESETRQNLFNTRISLAIFNQRFGLHDEAISQFEAARKMLQDAQHNGFAGDRVSDLLDELTMHSSRSKKMIQLNVALYGDLDAILAQPPNEIPDLLTFRDSLTETELAAMILSWRSPSSKEDLYAAACCYALCASKVAQNSSTKEALSDYYRFLNLSEDCRQRAIGCSYLDVSDPTMEPLLDQLQLPLRDAEGPSAD from the coding sequence ATGAACGCGGACCCTTCTGCGCCAAACGACTCCTGGCCGCTCCTGGAGCAACTTCGGGACGACGCTTTAGAAGCGTTGAACGAATCCTGGCAGGCCGGACTGTTGCCAGCCATCGAGGACTATATTCCGCCGGAGTTAGCCTCGAACGTCCAATTGCTGGCCGACGTGCTCGATTCCGATTTGGAGTTTCGAGTACTCGCCGGAGAAGATATTCGCGTCGAACACTATTTCGAACGGTATCCCAACCTTCCAGCGAACGATGAAACGGTCATCCAGTTGCTCCTATCCGAGTACAAGTACCGGCAGCGACGTAACACGTTGGTCAATCCGCAAGAATTCTGCGAACGCTTTCCGGCTTACGCTGCGCGAATTCGCGGGGAATTGGAAACGCTTGCTGCATCGCCAAGACGCTGTTCGCGTTGCAATCAGGTCTTCGATGAAGCGAATCGACCAGATGAAGACCGACTTCGGTGCCCGATGTGCGAGCAGGAACTCGATGTCGTTAACCCCACCGAACTCACTAATCACACGTTTGGCAAGTTTCAACTCTTGACGGAAGTCGGAAAAGGCGCCTTTGGAACCGTCTATCAAGCGTTTGACACGCAATTGAAACGGGTAGTCGCCATCAAGATTCCTCATCACCACTTCCTTCCCGCTTCGGACGACGATCGCTTTCGACGCGAGGCGGTTAGCGCCGCGAAATTGCGACATCCAGGCATCGTTCCGGTATACGAAGTAGGTTCAGTCGGAGACATCCCCTATATCGTCTCGGAATTCGTGGAAGGCGTAAACCTTCACGAGTTTACCGCCGAACATGGCGATTCGGCGAAACAATTGACATTCGCCGAGTCAGCCAGAACCGTTTTGAACGTCGCTAGAGCCATGGCGGCCGCACACGCGGCCGGCGTTGTGCATCGCGATCTGAAGCCGGCCAACATCATGATATCAACCGACGATGGACCCCGTATCTTGGACTTTGGACTCGCCAAGCTCGTAAACAGTGAGGTATTACTCACCCTCAGTCGTGATCAGATGGGGTCGCCCGCCTATATGAGCCCGGAACTTGCTCGTGGGGATTCTCGTCATGCCGATGGACGAAGCGACGTCTTTAGCATGGGCGTCATTCTTTATGAATTGCTGTGCGGCGAACGGCCGTTTCGTGGTTACAGCGCAAATGACGTCATTATTCAAATCAGCGATGATGCAATCGAACCGCGTCGTCTTCGGGAGGTCAATCACAAGATTCCGGCCGATCTTGAGACAATCTGCTTAGGTGCGTTGTCGAAGCAAGTTCAAGATCGGTACCAGAGCGCCCAGGAGTTCGCTGACGAAATAGAACGATTTCTTACCGGAAAGAGTATCCTCCGACGTCCGCCGGGCGTATTTCGTCGCGCCTGGAAGTGGTGCAAACGGAATCGTATGGTTGCAGGCTTTACCTCAGCCATTGCCGCGACTTTCGCCATCGGTACGATCGTATCGCTGGCATTCGCCGCCGAGGCGACCCGGAATGCAAACACGGCGCGAGCGAACGCGCAACTTGCTGAACAAAGGGGACAACTTGCGATCGGTAGCCTTCGGATGCTGATAGAAGAGGTTAGTTCCGCCGTGGAGAACGTTCCAGAATTGCATGCCGTTAGCGAACGCCTGCTGAACGCTAGCGTCTTACGACTCGAAGACCTGCAAAAATCGCTCATCGACGACCACGAGGTGACGCGATTGACTGCCACGGCTTATTTGGCGATCGCAGACTCCTACGTCGCCATCCAAGCGGATGACAAAGCCGAACCGCTCTATTTGGCAGCAATGCGCGCGGTCGAAACCAGCCTGAAGGCGGACCCGGACAATCTGGATCTGATACGGGAACGCGCTGAAATCTTCAAGAAACTAGGCCTCCTCAAAGAATCGCAGGGAAACGCTCCAGCGGCAAGCGAGTCTAACCAACAGGCGATTGCGGAATTCCAACGCGTTGCCAATTCGCGACCGCACAACGACGCGGATCGGCACAACTTGGCAAGTGCAATTTACCAACAGGCAACCGCTTGCGAAAACGCGGGCGACCTTTCCGAAGCCCTCACGTATTATCGCCAAACGCACGACTTACTGACGAATCGTGCAGACTCGAACCATCTGTTTATGTTGGCGGAAGCGATTCATGGTATGGGCGAAATGCAACTGCACTTGGGCGATCTTGATTCGGCGGAACTCGCCTTTCAGAATTGCCTCCAAATCGCAGAAAAAGCCTCCGCGGCTGACAATTCGTCGATTCCGGCGCAGCTTCTGGCGTCTCGCGCTCACACGATGTTAGGGCTCGCAATGTTCAAGAGAGGTAATTCCCTGGCAGATTCCCAGGGAGAGCTTGAACAAGGTTTTCGGATCGCCTGCACGCTGGTCGAACGCAATCCTCGGAACGGTGAAGCGTGGGATATCTGCAAGTACGCCGGGCTTAACTATCTGCAGTGTGCCTGGGGTGGCCAGGACCGTGAGCTAGTTAAAGAACTGGAACTTGATTGTATTGAGATTGCTGAATACGTTCGAAATGCCGATCCCCAGAAATCGTCTCGGTCGGCCGAGTACGCGGAGATTCAAGTGCACATTGGCAATATGCGCAAACGGATTGGCGATATCCCAGAGGCGATTGACTACTATCGCCACGCTTCCCAAGAATATGACCGCTTCGAATCCCTCGATGCGTTATATGGGAGTTTTAACCTTACCGTTCTCCTTCGCGAGTTAGAACTGCGGTGCGATCTTGCGGAATTGGTACACGACGAACATCCCCAAGAACATTTGAATTTGCTGGAGCAGATTCTGACGACAAGCAACCTGATTCTTCAAAGGTGGCCGGAGAAAAAAGAAGCGCAAGCAGGTTTAATTTTCGCTCACTGGCGCCTTGCGGAACCCGATTTCGCAAACGGGAATATTTCAGAAGCTCTTAACCATTACCAAGCCGCTTTTCAGGCCAGTCAACAATCGACGCCTGGCGAAGCTCCCGTCATTGAGAACCTGCAAACACGCTCGCAAATCTGCGAACGTATCGTGATCTGTTACTCACAACTTCCTTTGGATGACGCAAATTCAAACCTGGCGCAGGCTATAGAATTTGCGGAAACATCAGTCGCAATTTTCGCTCAAATCGCAGCAATGGCGCCAGATCAACCAATTTGGATCGCCCGCCAAGCGGGCGCCACGAACAACCTAGGGAATCTTGTATCCGCACGCCATGATATAGCCGAGGCTCGTCGCCTTTTGAACCAGGCGGAAGAACTGATCACGACCCCTCTGGTAATCGCGGACGAAGAAACCAGCCGCTTCTACCTGAAGAAACGGATGGAGATTCAGCATTCGCTAATCGTTTTGGAAATGAACGATCGCAATTTCTCCGATGCGAAGAAGCATATCAACGCATTCTTAGAAGCGGTTCGTAGCACTCAGGACGCGCAGTATGAACTAGATGAGTCCGACTTCCTGATGTTTAAGAATTGCCTGGAAGCGGAAGTACTGGTCGCTGACGAGGCCGCCAATAAGGCGGAACAAGAGAATGAAAGCGAGACGCGACAAAATCTCTTTAATACTCGAATATCGCTCGCCATCTTTAACCAAAGATTTGGCCTTCACGATGAGGCAATTTCCCAGTTTGAGGCCGCTAGAAAAATGCTGCAGGATGCGCAACATAACGGCTTTGCCGGCGACCGTGTAAGCGACCTCCTAGACGAGCTGACTATGCATTCCTCTCGCAGTAAAAAAATGATCCAGTTGAACGTCGCTCTATACGGGGATCTAGATGCGATACTCGCACAGCCGCCGAATGAGATCCCCGACTTGTTGACGTTTCGCGACAGCCTTACCGAAACGGAACTTGCCGCCATGATTCTCTCTTGGAGATCTCCGTCGAGCAAAGAAGATCTATATGCCGCTGCATGTTGCTATGCTCTTTGCGCAAGCAAAGTTGCGCAGAACTCGTCCACCAAGGAGGCGCTCAGCGACTACTATCGCTTCCTCAACCTCTCCGAAGATTGCCGCCAGAGAGCGATAGGCTGCAGCTATCTGGACGTTTCGGATCCAACTATGGAGCCCCTATTAGATCAGTTACAGTTGCCGCTGCGAGACGCCGAGGGACCATCCGCTGATTGA